TGCTGGCCATGCTGCTCGCCATCGACGGAGGATTCTGCAATGAGCCTGAATGATTGGATTAAAAACAACACCATGCACCACTCCCAATTCTGGGACCTCAAAAAACTGGTGGAGGAAAAAGAGAAACAGAATCTGAAAATCTCCCTTTGTCTGCCGACGCTCAACGAGGAAAAAACCATCGGAAAAGAGATTGTCATGTTCAAATCCGAACTGATGGATCGCTATCCTTTGCTCGACGAAATTGCCGTGATCGACTCCGGCTCCACTGATGCCACCCGCGAAATTTCCGCGAATTTCGGAGCCGATGTTCATCTCTCCTCCGACATTCTTCCGCAATACGGGGAAAAAAAGGGAAAAGGCGAAAACCTTTGGAAAGCGGTATACGAACTGAACGGCGACGTCATTGTGTATGTCGACGCCGACATCAAAAACATCCACCCGCGTTTCGTCTACGGCCTGGTTGCTCCGTTGATTTACCGCCCGGAAGTACACTATGTGAAAGCGTTCTACGACCGTCCACTCGCCTTTTCACAAGGCGTACGGCCATCGGGCGGCGGACGCGTTACCGAGATTCTCACACGTCCGCTCTTCTCACTTTTCTTCCCCGAGCTGACCGGTCTGGTGCAGCCGCTTTCCGGTGAATACGCTGTACGACGCGAAGTACTGGAATCCATCCCGTTCCCCATCGGCTACGGGGTGGAAACTTCACACCTGATCGACGTCTATGAAAAATGGGGCATGGAAGCCATCGCCCAGGTCGACCTCGATCAGCGCGTGCACCGCAATCAGGAAACACGCGATCTTGGAAAAATGGCGTTCGGCATTCTGCGAGCTTTCCTTTTCCGCGCCGAAGAGCTCGGGGTCATCGGAGAACTTCCGGAGCTCAGCACCGTGCTCAAGCAGTTCCAGGCCCACGACGAAGAATTCGAGCAGGTTTCCCATACCATCGTCGAAGAAGAAAGACCGCCGATGATTGAACTGCCCGAATACCGCGAAAAATTCGGCATAAAATAAAAAACACGAAAACACGGAATACGCAGACATTCCAGCGCTGCCGTTTCCGTGTATTCAGTGTAGTCCGTGGTTGGATATGAATAAATTAGCTGTAGCTGTCATTCATTATCACCTGCGTCCCGGCGGCGTGACGCGGGTGATTGAACGTGCCGTTGAATCACTGAACGACCGAATCGACTTTTTTTGTATCAGCGGAGAGGCCACGTCCGAAGATGCGCAACTGTTTCCCATCTCCGGAACCTTCCAGCCATTGGAATATTCCAACGCCGCCGATTTTCCAACGCCGGAAAAATCAGTTAAGGAACTCCGGCAGCTGGCCCGGAATCATTTCGGGCGTGATCCGGACATCTGGCATATCCACAATCACGCACTGGGAAAAAACGGTTTTATGCCGCAACTCGTCTGGACGCTGGCCGGCGCCGGATGCCGCCTGCTGCTGCAGCCGCACGACTTTGCCGAAGACGGCCGGGCCGCAAACTATAAACTGCTCACCGAAGCTCTCGGCGAAAACCTGAACCAGATACTCTATCCCGATGCCGAGCATATTGTCTATGCTCCGATTAATTTCCGGGATAAATCCTTCCTTGAAAACATCGGACTTTCCAACGTCCGGGAACTGCCGAATTCAGTCACCGCACACGAAGCGTCCCCCCTCGGAAAAACCACCCGCACCATTGTCTATCCCGCCCGGGCCATCCGCCGGAAAAATCTCGGCGAATTCCTGCTGTGGAGCCTGCTCGCACCCGAAGGTTATCTGTTCCAGAGCACCCTCGCCCCGCAGAATCCCAAGTGGCAGGTTTACTATGATGAATGGGTCAAGTTTGCCGAAGAGCTTAATCTTCCGGTTGAATTCGATGCGGGTCGCAAACACGATTTTTCAGAACTCGTCCATAATGCCGACGCATTAATGACGACCAGTATTCAGGAAGGCTTCGGCCTCGCCTTCCTCGAACCCTGGCTGGAAGGTAAAAATCTGATCGGCCGCAGGCTTCCGGAAATCACCACTGACTTTGAAACTGAAGGCCTCAATCTTTCCGGACTGTACGAGTCCCTGCCCGTACCGCTGGCATGGGCCGGCGAAACAACATTTTTCCAGACCCTGGAAAAAGCGATGCGCGAAATGTACACCGCCTATTCCAAACCCTGGAACCCGGCGATACTCGCCGAAGCCGAATCCGCGCTCGTCAAAAACGGAACCGTTGATTTTGGTATTCTCGATGAAGCGCTGCAGCGGAATGTTATCCGTCATCTGGCGGCGCATCCCGAAGACCGAAAACAACTCCCCCCGCTTCCCCTGACCCCTGCTGCCGGAGTGATTGAGATCAACCGCAGCATTGCCGAATCCCATTACAGCCAGGCCGCCTATGCCAACCGGTTGCTCGAACTATATCAGGATCTCGCGGCGGCTGAACCCGGCGATATAACTTCCGGCCATGCCCCCGCCCTGCTCGACCAGTTCCTGAAACCCGAACGCTTCAACCTGCTCAGAACGTAGACCTGTCATCCGGCTTCATTATCCGCCCGACATTCATCACGAAGGAGCCAATCGGTAAACGCAGAACAAACGTTCCGCTTTTTTTCTTCAGCACTATTGGGCGGAAAGCCGGCGAGACGCCTTGAGGACACAAAAAAGCGCGCAACCGTTACCGGAAGCGCGCGTTTGGCAGAAGAACCTGCGGGGACTCTTAAACGATTTCGCAGGCGCCGCCGGCACAGGCAATTTCGCCTTGCAGGTTGGTTTCGTCGGACTCCTCTTTCATCTGCGTGTAGTCGACGGAGCGGAACTTGGAGATCAGCTCGTTCCACAGGGTTTCATCCTGTGCGGTAACAACCTCTTCGTGCGGAGCCTGCTGGTAAATCTTATCCCCGGTGGCGGCCAGCATGCTGATGCCGGTGAAGTCGGCGCGATTTTCCCAGATATAGTCGGCCACATCGTCCCATTCGTCGTCGCGAACAGTCAGAGTATTGGACACATTGTGATAGAGACCGGGGTTGAGTTCCGGACGGGCTGTTCCGGGCACGACCCAGTTCTGCTGGGTGGAGTGCACATGCTTCAGCAGATCCATCGCCGACATTTCCGAGCGCAGGATTGCTTCATCCGGAGCTTCGACACAGAATGTAATAACATCGTCGGTTTTGTTGGCACTCCAAACGGATTCTTCGCACATGTGCGGATTCACTTCGTTGAAGAATTTGTACACCGGGTCGGTCTTATTGGCCTGGGCGCGACGGAAGTAACGGCGGGCGTGACGCGGATGAATGCCCGATGCAGTTCCGAGCAGCAGCGACGTAGATCCGGCCGGTTTTACGCAGGTCAGACGCGCAGCCGGTTCTGTACCGATTTTCAGGGTGATTTCACGATTCACTTCAATGGCATATTTCGCCATTTTCTGCTGGAGATTCGGATCCAGCGTAATCGCCGGCGAGTCCATCATGCCGGTAATCGATACACCGAGCAGCGCCTCGCGACGGCAGAGCTTTTCGGTGGTTTCACCGAGATACGGGAAACTGGTATATGCAGCCTGCAGCGAACCGATAATGGTTGCGGCACGAACTGCAATGCGGAAATCCTCTTCGGACTGCAGCTTGGCGCCGTTGATTTCGGTCAGATTGCAGAACTGCCAGCCGGATTCGATGGTCACATTGCCGTCGTCGTCTTTCACTTCCAGGTGCGGGTTCAATCCGATTTCACAGCAGGGATTGCAGCCATGGGACTGATCGTTTGCAAAATAGAAGCCGGGTTCGCCCCACTCTTTCTGTTTCTGGAAAATACGCAGGAACTGGGCTTTGGAGGTTTCGCCGCGAATCAATTTGACCGAGTTGTTGGAGCGGCCGCGCTGCGGATTGGTTTCGAACCAGTTTCCGCGCTTGGCATTCATCATTTCACCGTCATCCGGCGAAAAGAGACAGATCGTTGCCGATCGACGTACACCGCCGGCAATTACCGCATCGGCCGCATGCATCATAATATCATAGGCTTCGATCGGTTTAAGTTTACGCCCGAGAGCACCGTCGAGCACGCTGCGGGCACGTTCCAGTGCACGACGCAGCGGAACATGGCCGGGAGCCCGTCCGCCGGAGGTACCCAGCTTGGCACCGCGCGGACGAATCAGGGAATAGTTGAACTCGACCAGATAGCCTTCCGTATAGCTGTCCATCAGCGCCTGCATGGCATCCGCCCAGCCTTCGATGGTATCTGGAATTGTAAAGTGAACCACGGAACCTTCATCAATACTTGCCGCCAGCGGAGGCAGTTTTTCAACATGTTCAAACTCAACGCTGAAGCCTACACCGGTGCCGCAAAGCAACAGGAACAGACCCTCTGCAAAAAATTCTATCCGGTCGCAGATACCGAAGGTGCAATTGTACATGCGGGCATGATTCGATTCGATGGCTTTGCCTCCGAACTGCATGGAGCGCATGGAGGGCAGGCAGCGTTTTTCGAGCACCTGTTCGAAAGCCCAGTTGATATCTTCTTCTGCGGCCGGGAATTGACGCAGGTGCATGTCCCGTACGCGGCTGACTGCTTCAGCAAATGTTTCGCGCCGGCCGAGCTCCGGCAGAAAACGGGCATAGCGGCTGGCCAGCATGTAGTCCTGAATTGCGGAGGCATCGGGACGCAGGCGCTGATTACGGGCCTGCTTGTGCTCCTCGCGGTAAAGAATGTACGCTTTGGCCACATCGTACAGGCCGGCCCCCATCAGCTGCTGCTCCACCAGATCCTGAATGTGCTCGACATCGACTTCCTCATTGCCTCGGCTCTTATATCCGGTGATGATATTGTCGATTTTAGTGGTGATGTCCTTGACGATAGTCACAAGATGTTGTGGTACATCATCGGAATCTTTGATGGTCCCCCGGACCGCCTTTTCGATGGCGGCGTAGATTTTTTCCTGGTCGTAATCGACCGTCGCGTAATCGCGTTTTTTAACTTTTATAGCCATTTATGCCCCTTTTGCAAAACAAGCGCTGATGGTGATCCTGAACGTCTGAGGGATACTTCGTGAATGCATATCATCATACTAGATATAGTATCCTCCCGAAAACAGACGCACAATATATATGCAGTTATTGATATTGAAGCAAAAAAAAACAAAAAACAAAACAGGGCGTTTTACACTCAGGATTTAACCTGTTTCGTTCAGCTGATTTACACCAAATCTAAAAAAACGGTTAAAAAAGTATAAGCGTTCTGGAGCCTGAAAAATAAACTCAGCGCCTTTTTTAATGCCCAACTGAAAAACCACAATATATATGCGCTCGTTTTCGCTATGGCCAATAGGCACACTCTATTGACAACCCTCTGCAAAGATGCACTATACCGGGCTGAATGAAAATGAAAGTCACATATAATGAGGAGCAGCGCTTCATCGTAGCCGAAATCGTCGGACTGCTGGATATGGAGGCTGTCGAACGAGGGCTGGTTGAAATGAACACCGTGATGGATCGATATAAATGCCATCATGTGCTCTACGACCTGTGCCAGGTTGAACTGGCTCTCGAAGTGCATGAAATATACTTCGTTCCGAAGCTTCTCAAAGAAGCCGGTAATATGAATGTGAAACGGGCTGTGCTTTTTTCTACGGAAAACGAACAGGATTTCGCCTTTTTTGAGACTGTTGCTGGAAATCAGGGTCTGAACGTTCAAATATTCGCCGAACGCAAACCCGCGCTCGACTGGCTCCTTGCATGATCGTTTCGGTCATCATGCCTGTCTGGAATGCAGTGAACACTATTTCCAAAACGCTGGAATCCCTTCGTGCCCAGACCTTCGAATCCATGGAAATTGTGGTTGTGGATGACGGCTCAACCGACGGAACCACCGAGCTCCTGCGCGATCAAAACGGTATTATACTGCTCGAAAGGCCTCATCGCGGCATCGTGCCTGCACTCAACGACGGCCTGGCCGCGGCGACCGGAAGCTACATTGCCCGAATGGATGCCGATGATTTGTGCCGCCCGGAACGCATCGAAAAGCAGGTGAACTATCTTGAAAAACATCCGGAGATCGGATTGGCGGGCTGCCGCGTCGAGTTCGGCGGAGACCGGAAACTGCAGGCCGGCTATGCCGCCTACGTGGACTGGATTAATTCGCTGACTGAACCGGAGGATATTGCGCTCAACCGGTTTGTGGAATCTCCGTTCGCCCATCCTTCCGTTATGTTCCGCCGCGAACTGCTTTCGGCATTCGGAGCTTATCGCGACGGTCCGTTTCCGGAGGATTATGAACTCTGGCTCCGCTGGATGGACGCCGGGGTGAACATGGGCAAAGTGAATGAGGAGCTCATCACCTGGAACGATCCGCCATCGCGCCTGTCACGCACGGATCAACGTTACTCCGTGGACGCATTTTATAAAACCAAGGCCGAATACCTTTTCCAATGGCTGGAAAAAAATAATCCCCACCATCCCGATGTCATGATCTGGGGCGCCGGCCGGGTTACCCGCAAACGGGCTGCAATCCTTAAAGCATGCGGCCTTCGCATTACACATTACATTGATATTAAATCCAGACGCCTCAACTGCGACACCCCCGTCATACGTCCGGAAGAAATTCCTGATCCTGATTCCTGTATGCTTCTTTCCATGGTTGGTAACCGCGGTGCCCGAAAGCAGATTTATGATTATCTGACAGAATGCGGATTTGTAGTCGGAGAAAGCATGCTCTTTTGTTGACCACAATATTGATGCTTTAGTGCTATAAACATACATATATGTATGCTTTATATAAAGGCATCTGCACCTCGCGCCATGCCTTTATAAATTTTATAACCAAGGTTTTTATAGAGTATTACATCATATTCTTTCCTTAGGCTCACGTTCTGTTGCCCGACGGTGGCACACCTGATGCATCTACGTTTTCAAGGATGCATAACCATGAATTTTGAAACGTACGAAACGGATGATTTCTTCGATGAGCTGTTTGACAACCAGGGACATTCGCGCGATTCAGCGAAGTTGCTTGTAAACGCCATCGAATCGTTGGCAGACGGAGATCTGCTGAAACGTCAGGAAGCCAGCGAACGGGCAATGCACAGCATGGGGATAACGTTCAACGTTTATGGTTCCGACGAGGGTACCGAGCGGACGATTCCGTTCGATATCGTGCCGAGGATAATAGACGGCGCCGAATGGGATGTCGTCGAGGCCGGATTGAAACAGCGGATCAAGGCCGTTAACCGGTTTATCGACGACATTTATCACGACCGGAACATCATTGCCGACGGCGTGATTCCTGAATGGATTTTCACTTCTTCGAAGGGGTACCTTCCTCAGTGTCAGGGACTGAATCCGCCCAAAGGCGTTTGGGCCCATGTTACCGGAACAGATCTCGTGCGTGATGATAAAGGCACCTTTTTTGTTCTCGAGGATAATCTCAGGGTACCCTCCGGGGTTTCCTATGTGCTGCTGAACCGGACCCTGATGAAACGTAACTTTCCGGAAGTTTTCCACAAAAGCCATGTGCGGCGCGTGGTTGACTATCCGGATCAGTTTATGAAAATGCTCCATCATGTTGCTCCGGAAGGAATCGACCGCCCCACTGTTGCGGTCCTGACACCGGGGGTGTACAACTCGGCCTATTTTGAGCACGCCTTCCTGGCCCAGCAGATGGGCGCTCTGCTGGTGGAAGGCCATGATCTGGTTTATGACGGGAAATATGTATGCGCACGAACCGTCGAAGGGCTGGTTCGCATCGATGTCATCTATCGGCGGATCGACGATGAATTTCTGGATCCCGAAGTGTTCCGCGAAGATTCCTATCTCGGCTGTACCGGCATGATGAAGGCTTTCCGTGAAGGAACCCTGACGCTGGCCAACGCCCCGGGAACCGGCGTGGCCGATGATAAGGTGGTTTATGCCTTTGTCCCGGACATGATAAAATACTATCTGGGCGAGGACCCGCTGCTGCCCAGTGTTCCGACCCATCTGTGCTGCGATGATGAAGCACTGGAATACACGCTGGATAATCTCGACAAACTGGTCGTCAAACCCGCCAGCGAGTCGGGCGGATACGGGATGCTGATCGGCCCGAAAGCTTCGCAGAAAGAACGCGACGCCTTTGCCCGTGCACTGCGTAAAGATCCGCGCAATTATATTTCCCAGCCGACGCTTTCTCTCTCCAGAGCCCCCGTTGTGGTCGATGACCACTTTGAAGGACGGCATGTGGATTTACGCCCGTTCATCCTGCACCGGGGCGATGACTCCTATGTCCTGCCCGGCGGACTGACACGGGTGGCCCTGAAAAAAGGTTCACTGGTTGTGAATTCATCGCAGGGAGGCGGAACAAAAGATACCTGGGTCGTGGACCGGAAAACCGGATTGGAGGTGGCCTGATGCTTCTCAGCCGCGTAGCCGATAATATTTACTGGATGAGCCGCTACATTGAACGCGCCTCGAATATCGCCCGCTTTCTTGAGGTAAGCTATCAGCTCAACCTTGATCATTCATCACTCGATGAAGAACAGTGGGGACCGCTTATTGAAATCACGGGCGACAGGACACTGTTTGAAGCCCGCTACGGTGCCCCCACCCGCGACAACGTCATGCACTTTTTAATGTTTAACCCGGAATATCCAAACTCCATTTCACGCTGCCTCAGCACAGCACGTTCCATTGCCAAAGGTATGCGGGAGACGGTTTCGGATGACATGTTCAGAGAAATCAATGCGCTGGGGAAACGGGTGCCGGAAGCCACCCGGGAAAAAGCCCATTTTCACACCCGGGTCTTTCAGCTCTGCCGTGAGATTAAACGCGATGCCATGCTGATTGAGGCCATGGCATCGGAGACCATTGAACGCGGTCAGGGCTATCACTTCTGGCGGGTCGGACGCTACCTCGAGCGTGCCGACAAAACCTCGCGGCTGCTGCACGTGAAATATTTTCATCTCCTGCCGCATCTCGATGCGGTCGGAACACCGATGGATGATCTGCAGTGGAGTGCTGTACTGGAATCGATGGATGCCAAAGAAACCTATATCCGGACCCGGGGCCTGATTACGCCGGATAAGGTGGTTGATCTGATGGTACTCGACCGGGGCCATCCCCGGGCCATCCTGTTCTGTCTTAACGCGGTTCTGGAAAGTCTATACAGAATCACGCGTGATAAATCGGAAAAACCGCATGAGATCCTTGAAGCACTGTGCAAAAAACTATCGGCCATGTCGGCAAAAGACATCGTTGAGGTCGGCATGAATGAGTTTATTGATGATCTGCAGTTGAGTTTCAACGAAGTAAACAATGCCATTCATACACATTTCATTTCGCCCAAAGCCGTAACGGCTGGAGCATAACCTTATGGCCATACGCGTAGCACTGAACCACAAGACCCAATACTTTTACGATCGTCCGGCCACGTTGGGAGCCCAGATTATCCGGCTCCGACCGACTCCGCACTGCCGTACCCCGATCGTCAGCTACTCTTTGAACATTCAGCCGGAAGACCATTTCATCAACTGGCAGCAGGATCCGCAGAATAACTATCTCGCCCGTCTGCTGATCAATGAAGCGACCGAACGTTTCGAAATCGAGGTCGATCTCGTCGCCGAGCTTAAGCCGATCAATCCGTTCGATTTTTTTCTGGAAAAAGATGCCGAGGAATATCCGTTTGAATATCCGGCCGCCCTGAAGCGCGAACTGCGCCCCTTTTTCCAGAAGCAGCGGATGCGCCCCCTTTTTCAGGAATTCGTCGAAGCGATCGACACCTCGGAAATCCGGACCATCGATTTTCTGGCCATGGTCAACCGGAAAGTCAACGAACGGCTCGAATACACCCTTCGTATGGATCCCGGCATTTACACGCCGGAGCGGACCCTGAAAGAAGGTAAAGGCAGCTGTCGCGATTTTGCCTGGCTGCTGGTTCACATTTTCCGACGGCTCGGACTCGCCTCCCGGTTTGTATCCGGGTATTCGATTCAATTGGCAGCCGATGAAAAACCGGTTGATCCCAATGCGCCGGCAGGCGTCAATCAGGACATCTGCGATCTGCATGCCTGGTGCGAGGTCTATCTGCCCGGCGCCGGCTGGGTCGGGCTCGACCCCACCAGCGGTCTGTTCTGCGGCGAAGGACATATCCCGCTTACCGCCTCGGCCGATGCGCGCCACGCTTCCCCGGTTGAGGGAGCCATCAGCATGTGCGAAACCACCTTCAACGTAGAAATGTCGGTTACGCGTATTCACGAAGACCCGCGCGTCACCAAGCCCTACACCGAAGGGCAATGGCAATCGATTCTGGATCTCGGCAACAAGGTGGATGAAAAGCTGAACGCCGGCGACGTCCGGTTGAGTATGGGCGGCGAACCCACCTTTATTTCCGCGACCGATCTAGAAGGTGAAGAATGGAATACCGAAGCGGTGGGCCCCACGAAAAAGCCGCTGTCGGAAGAACTGATCCGGCGGTTGCGCAAACGCTTCGGCCCCGGCGGCATGCTGCACTTCGGCCAGGGTAAATGGTATCCGGGAGAACCGCTGCCCCGCTGGGCCCTTGGTCTCTACTGGCGCAAAGACGGTGTTCCCATGTGGGAACACGAAGAACTGCTGGGAACCGAAGAAACCGATTACGGCTTCACCCATAAAGATGCGCAGGAACTCGCCGAGGAACTGACCCGGCAGCTCGGCGTGGACCGGAAATATATCCACCCGGCTTATGAAGATCCGGTGAAATATGCACTGCGCGAACGGGAACTGCCCGTCAATGTCGATCCGCTGGACAGCAAACTGGATGATCCGCAGGAACGCGAACAGCTGCTGCGCGTGTTTAACCGCGGCCTGAATAATCCGGTCGGATTTGTCCTGCCGCTGGAAAAACAACCCTGGGGCTGGCAGAGCGGTCTCTGGATGCTGCGCGGCAAACAGCTTTATCTCATTCCCGGCGATTCCCCGCTCGGACTGCGCCTTCCGCTCGAAAGCCTGCCGTGGGCCAAACAAGAGGATCTCGACCCGACGCTGCCGCCCGATCCCTCCTGGCGGCAGCCGCCGCTGCCCGGCCGCCGTTCCCTTGTGGTGCCTCAACATCCGGAGGATGAACGGGAACTTCCGGACCTTGGAAAAAATTCTGTGGAGGAAATGGCGGATGAACCGCCCCCGCGCCATGATGTGCTGCCCGAACCCGGCCAGTCGGCCGACTGGGTACTGCGCACCGCCATGTGTGTCGAGGCGCGTGACGGACGGCTCTATATCTTCATGCCGCCGACCTATACCATCGAGGATTATCTTGATCTGCTGAACGCCGTCGAACACGCGGCGGCCATCGTGGACAAACCGGTTCTGATCGAGGGCTACACCCCGCCGCACGATCCGCGCATCGACTATATGAAGGTTACGCCCGACCCCGGCGTCATTGAAGTCAATATCCAGCCGGCCTACTCCTGGCGCGAAATGGTGCAGAACACCACCGTGCTCTATGAAGAGGCCCGCCAGACCCTGGTGCGGACGGATAAATTCCAGCTCGACGGAAAACATACCGGCACCGGCGGCGGTAACCACGTCGTTGTAGGCGGCGCAACGCCGGCCGATTCCCCCTTTCTGCGCCGGCCGGATGTGCTGAAGTCGCTGATCGGCTTCTGGATGAACCATCCGTCGCTCAGTTATCTGTTCAGCGGACTTTTCATCGGCCCCACCTCGCAGGCACCGCGTGTCGACGAAGGCCGCCCCGATGCCGCCTATGAAATGGAGCTGGCATTTAAACAGATTCCGAAAATGGGCGATCCCAACATTCCGCCATGGTTGATTGACCGCGTGCTGCGGCATCTGCTCACGGACTTGACCGGCAACACGCACCGTGCCGAATTCTGCATCGATAAACTTTACTCCCCCGACAGTCCGACCGGGCGGCTTGGGCTGGTGGAATTTCGCGGCTTCGAAATGCCGCCGCACGCCCGCATGAGTCTGACACAGCAGTTACTGATCCGTGCGTTGATTGCCCATTTCTGGGAATCGCCCTACGAGGCGCCGCTGACCCGATGGCTCACCCATCTGCACGACCGTTTCCTGCTGCCGCACTTTGTCCGCGAGGATTTCGGAAAAGTCATCGACACCCTGAATCAGGCCGGTTTCCCCTTCCAGCAGGACTGGTTTACCACTCATTTTGAATTCCGTTTTCCAGTCATTGGAACGGTTGATTATGACGGCGTGCATATCGAATTGCGGCAGGCTATCGAACCGTGGCTGGTGCTTGGAGAAGAAGCCGGCGGCGGCGGAACCGCCCGCTATGTCGACTCTTCGCTGGAACGAATGCAGATTAAGGTTTCCGGACTGATCGAACAGCGCCACGCGATTTCAGTGAACGGACTGGAACTTCCGCTGAGCCCGGCCGGAACGCCGGGGGAATATGTAGCCGGCCTGCGCTACCGTGCCTGGCAGCCGCCCAGCTGCCTGCATCCGACGATTCCGGTGCATACGCCGCTTGTCTTCGATCTGGTGGACAGGCACAATGATCATGCCGTCGGAGGATGCACCTATTATGTCAGCCATCCCGGCGGAAGAAGCCATGAAAATTTCCCCATCAATGCCCTGGAAGCGGAAACGCGGCGCGGCGAACGGTTTAAACCGTTTGGTCACACGCCGGGGCCCCTGCATGTCCGCCGCATTGAACGGAGTCCTGAATCGCCTGTTACACTCGACCTGCGTCGGCAGTATTGAGGCTAAGCGTTAATGGACAATTTAATAAGTAATTACCATCCCCTCACCGAAACCTATTCGGAGATGGCCGATCCCGAAGGCGGTTTGCGCCCACACTGGTCCCCCATGATCAATCGCCTGAATGCGTACGGCGCGGAAAATATTTCCAAACGCTGGAACCGGGCGCGACGGGTGATCCAGCAGAACGGGGTCACCTATAACGTAGCCGAAAGTGAAAACGGCATCAGCCGCCCCTGGGAACTCGACCCGGTTCCGCTGATGATTTCCCCGGATGAATGGGAAGTCATTTCCGCCGGCCTGGTACAGCGCATGCAACTGCTGAACCGGGTACTTGCCGATCTTTATGGAGAACAGAAACTGCTGAAAAACGGAACCCTGCCCAGCGAACTGATTCTGGCAAACAGGGCCTTTCTCCGCTCCTGCTGCCCCATTAAGCCGCCGCAGAATCAGTTCCTAACCATGCTGGCCGTTGATCTCGCCCGGGCACCAAACGGCGAATGGCGCGTGGTAAAGGACCTGACTCAGGCTCCGTCAGGTGCCGGTTATGCACTGGAAAACCGCATCATCATTTCACGCACCTTTCCAACCATGTACCGTGAATGCCGAATTGAGCGGCTGGCCGGATTTTTTTCCACGCTTCGGAACCGGCTGGCGGAACTCTCTCCGCGAAAAGTCGAAAACCCGCGCATCGTCATTCTTACACCGGGTATGATGAGCGAGTCCTATTTCGAACACGCCTACCTTTCCCGCTATCTCGGTTTTCCGCTGGTGCAGGGCAATGATCTGACCGTACGCGAAAACCAGGTCTTTTTAAAAACACTGGGCGGATTGCGTCAGGTTGATGTGATTCTGCGGCGACAGAATGACTCCGACTGCGATCCCCTGGAACTGAACCAGGCATCCGGGC
This is a stretch of genomic DNA from Pontiella agarivorans. It encodes these proteins:
- a CDS encoding glucosyl-3-phosphoglycerate synthase translates to MSLNDWIKNNTMHHSQFWDLKKLVEEKEKQNLKISLCLPTLNEEKTIGKEIVMFKSELMDRYPLLDEIAVIDSGSTDATREISANFGADVHLSSDILPQYGEKKGKGENLWKAVYELNGDVIVYVDADIKNIHPRFVYGLVAPLIYRPEVHYVKAFYDRPLAFSQGVRPSGGGRVTEILTRPLFSLFFPELTGLVQPLSGEYAVRREVLESIPFPIGYGVETSHLIDVYEKWGMEAIAQVDLDQRVHRNQETRDLGKMAFGILRAFLFRAEELGVIGELPELSTVLKQFQAHDEEFEQVSHTIVEEERPPMIELPEYREKFGIK
- a CDS encoding ATP cone domain-containing protein, giving the protein MAIKVKKRDYATVDYDQEKIYAAIEKAVRGTIKDSDDVPQHLVTIVKDITTKIDNIITGYKSRGNEEVDVEHIQDLVEQQLMGAGLYDVAKAYILYREEHKQARNQRLRPDASAIQDYMLASRYARFLPELGRRETFAEAVSRVRDMHLRQFPAAEEDINWAFEQVLEKRCLPSMRSMQFGGKAIESNHARMYNCTFGICDRIEFFAEGLFLLLCGTGVGFSVEFEHVEKLPPLAASIDEGSVVHFTIPDTIEGWADAMQALMDSYTEGYLVEFNYSLIRPRGAKLGTSGGRAPGHVPLRRALERARSVLDGALGRKLKPIEAYDIMMHAADAVIAGGVRRSATICLFSPDDGEMMNAKRGNWFETNPQRGRSNNSVKLIRGETSKAQFLRIFQKQKEWGEPGFYFANDQSHGCNPCCEIGLNPHLEVKDDDGNVTIESGWQFCNLTEINGAKLQSEEDFRIAVRAATIIGSLQAAYTSFPYLGETTEKLCRREALLGVSITGMMDSPAITLDPNLQQKMAKYAIEVNREITLKIGTEPAARLTCVKPAGSTSLLLGTASGIHPRHARRYFRRAQANKTDPVYKFFNEVNPHMCEESVWSANKTDDVITFCVEAPDEAILRSEMSAMDLLKHVHSTQQNWVVPGTARPELNPGLYHNVSNTLTVRDDEWDDVADYIWENRADFTGISMLAATGDKIYQQAPHEEVVTAQDETLWNELISKFRSVDYTQMKEESDETNLQGEIACAGGACEIV
- a CDS encoding glycosyltransferase family 2 protein; its protein translation is MPVWNAVNTISKTLESLRAQTFESMEIVVVDDGSTDGTTELLRDQNGIILLERPHRGIVPALNDGLAAATGSYIARMDADDLCRPERIEKQVNYLEKHPEIGLAGCRVEFGGDRKLQAGYAAYVDWINSLTEPEDIALNRFVESPFAHPSVMFRRELLSAFGAYRDGPFPEDYELWLRWMDAGVNMGKVNEELITWNDPPSRLSRTDQRYSVDAFYKTKAEYLFQWLEKNNPHHPDVMIWGAGRVTRKRAAILKACGLRITHYIDIKSRRLNCDTPVIRPEEIPDPDSCMLLSMVGNRGARKQIYDYLTECGFVVGESMLFC
- a CDS encoding circularly permuted type 2 ATP-grasp protein translates to MNFETYETDDFFDELFDNQGHSRDSAKLLVNAIESLADGDLLKRQEASERAMHSMGITFNVYGSDEGTERTIPFDIVPRIIDGAEWDVVEAGLKQRIKAVNRFIDDIYHDRNIIADGVIPEWIFTSSKGYLPQCQGLNPPKGVWAHVTGTDLVRDDKGTFFVLEDNLRVPSGVSYVLLNRTLMKRNFPEVFHKSHVRRVVDYPDQFMKMLHHVAPEGIDRPTVAVLTPGVYNSAYFEHAFLAQQMGALLVEGHDLVYDGKYVCARTVEGLVRIDVIYRRIDDEFLDPEVFREDSYLGCTGMMKAFREGTLTLANAPGTGVADDKVVYAFVPDMIKYYLGEDPLLPSVPTHLCCDDEALEYTLDNLDKLVVKPASESGGYGMLIGPKASQKERDAFARALRKDPRNYISQPTLSLSRAPVVVDDHFEGRHVDLRPFILHRGDDSYVLPGGLTRVALKKGSLVVNSSQGGGTKDTWVVDRKTGLEVA
- a CDS encoding alpha-E domain-containing protein: MLLSRVADNIYWMSRYIERASNIARFLEVSYQLNLDHSSLDEEQWGPLIEITGDRTLFEARYGAPTRDNVMHFLMFNPEYPNSISRCLSTARSIAKGMRETVSDDMFREINALGKRVPEATREKAHFHTRVFQLCREIKRDAMLIEAMASETIERGQGYHFWRVGRYLERADKTSRLLHVKYFHLLPHLDAVGTPMDDLQWSAVLESMDAKETYIRTRGLITPDKVVDLMVLDRGHPRAILFCLNAVLESLYRITRDKSEKPHEILEALCKKLSAMSAKDIVEVGMNEFIDDLQLSFNEVNNAIHTHFISPKAVTAGA